A genomic window from Tolypothrix sp. PCC 7910 includes:
- a CDS encoding Fur family transcriptional regulator: MRAIRTRSQDKILNLLKNIKQGISAQDIYVELRNRNQSMGLATVYRSLEALKMEGLVQIRTLANGEALYSLAQQDKHHLTCLQCGVSIPINQCPVHDLEEKLQEKHKFKIFYHTLEFFGLCTQCQNNQAAEVSE; the protein is encoded by the coding sequence ATGAGAGCCATACGCACCCGCAGTCAGGATAAAATTTTGAACCTGTTGAAAAACATCAAACAAGGTATTTCCGCGCAGGATATTTACGTAGAATTGCGTAATCGTAATCAGAGTATGGGATTAGCAACTGTTTACCGCTCTTTAGAAGCCTTAAAAATGGAAGGTTTGGTACAAATCAGGACTCTGGCAAATGGTGAAGCCCTCTATAGCCTAGCGCAACAAGATAAACATCATCTTACTTGTTTGCAATGCGGTGTCTCTATTCCGATTAATCAATGCCCAGTTCATGATTTGGAAGAGAAGTTACAAGAAAAGCATAAGTTTAAAATTTTTTACCACACACTTGAGTTTTTTGGGTTATGTACTCAATGTCAAAATAATCAAGCGGCTGAGGTGAGTGAGTAG
- a CDS encoding porin, translating to MHKIKILSCGLLFLAYPSLSYASEAVPSTESLEAVTEEFPQQRSLVSNEAKDLQGQAPLIAFPDIAPEKLQKQRDANFLWLMSENSTQNVQPAVPLSPLQAPPTQLHNLETANQLRQGAVQLEGGFLQVLPTDNSVSGTGLQTYQLAIDWGITDNFQIGFTGDIFDDYLQCPVRSGCTYFTTVSYGTKLKYQIINQNRWAVGVAGTFQLLNISANAGVFKNSPNKQFVVVTPIGALQLPITYKASPNLQLHFTPGVVFFPEKVADGDFFGTFFNIGTGFSWQTSRRVNLFANIQTPLGPGGNTFIAKDRSITRKLVWTVGIDYALNPRMGAEVYATNSYGATPTTGLLSFIPDGDDLLLGVRFKHVIDFGQGYAANFSNTPPTTLSYRDRTLLFDGLTLSTASTLPTGNFQFRGGLGTRGSSSFTLAYGLTDDSQLELSVDQFASSDRFSEQDISGTGIKIGGAMKLKFFDQVRGDGVTLSTKLSGISETELQSGGLNGTLYVELPINYQLNSQTAISINPKGAFFGSNRRIGVGIGINQAIADWLQLIGEFTPVLDGKRSTWATGLRFLPSSRFGLDIFATNAIGQSGLGTLNAEPDGTNFGFSVIWGI from the coding sequence ATGCATAAAATCAAAATCCTTTCCTGTGGATTGCTGTTTCTGGCTTATCCAAGTCTCAGTTATGCATCTGAAGCTGTACCCTCTACTGAGTCTCTAGAAGCTGTCACAGAAGAATTTCCGCAACAGCGATCACTTGTAAGTAATGAAGCCAAGGATTTGCAAGGACAAGCACCGCTTATTGCTTTTCCAGATATTGCACCAGAGAAATTACAAAAACAGCGAGACGCAAATTTTTTGTGGCTCATGAGTGAAAATTCTACTCAGAATGTGCAGCCAGCGGTGCCGCTTTCCCCATTACAAGCACCCCCTACTCAATTGCATAACTTGGAAACAGCTAATCAACTAAGACAGGGTGCAGTTCAGTTGGAAGGTGGTTTTCTGCAAGTTTTACCAACAGATAATTCTGTTTCGGGCACAGGTTTGCAAACTTATCAGTTGGCTATTGACTGGGGAATTACAGACAACTTCCAGATAGGTTTTACAGGCGATATTTTCGATGATTATTTACAATGCCCAGTTAGAAGTGGATGCACTTACTTTACTACCGTCAGTTATGGCACTAAGTTAAAATATCAAATTATCAACCAAAATCGTTGGGCTGTTGGTGTTGCAGGCACGTTTCAGCTATTAAATATATCTGCGAATGCTGGTGTTTTTAAAAATAGTCCAAACAAACAATTTGTTGTTGTAACGCCTATTGGTGCTTTGCAATTGCCAATTACCTACAAAGCATCTCCAAATCTGCAACTACATTTCACTCCAGGAGTTGTTTTCTTTCCAGAAAAAGTTGCGGATGGAGATTTTTTTGGGACTTTTTTCAATATTGGCACAGGGTTTAGCTGGCAAACTTCCAGAAGAGTTAACTTGTTTGCCAATATACAAACTCCCTTAGGACCAGGAGGTAATACTTTTATTGCCAAAGACCGCTCCATTACTAGGAAATTAGTGTGGACGGTCGGTATAGATTATGCGCTTAATCCTAGAATGGGAGCAGAAGTTTATGCTACTAACAGTTATGGTGCAACACCAACCACAGGCTTGTTGAGCTTTATTCCTGATGGTGATGATTTATTATTGGGTGTTCGCTTTAAGCACGTTATTGATTTTGGGCAAGGGTATGCAGCGAATTTTAGTAATACTCCTCCTACCACACTTTCCTACCGCGATCGCACATTACTATTTGATGGGTTGACACTTTCAACAGCGAGTACTCTACCAACTGGCAATTTCCAATTTAGAGGCGGGTTAGGTACACGTGGTAGTTCTAGTTTTACCCTCGCTTACGGCTTAACAGATGATTCACAGTTAGAACTGAGTGTTGATCAATTCGCCTCAAGCGATCGCTTTTCTGAACAAGACATATCTGGGACAGGAATCAAAATCGGTGGTGCAATGAAACTCAAGTTTTTCGATCAAGTCCGAGGAGATGGTGTTACCCTCAGCACGAAACTTTCAGGGATCAGTGAGACAGAATTACAATCAGGTGGTCTCAACGGAACTTTATACGTAGAGTTGCCTATCAACTATCAACTCAATTCCCAAACAGCCATTTCCATTAATCCCAAGGGAGCATTTTTTGGATCGAATAGGCGTATAGGGGTAGGAATAGGAATTAACCAGGCGATCGCAGATTGGCTGCAATTGATTGGAGAATTTACCCCTGTTTTAGATGGCAAGAGAAGTACCTGGGCAACAGGCTTGCGCTTCTTACCCAGTTCACGCTTTGGATTAGATATTTTTGCAACTAACGCCATTGGGCAAAGTGGCTTAGGCACTTTAAACGCAGAACCCGACGGTACAAATTTTGGTTTTAGCGTCATTTGGGGAATTTGA
- a CDS encoding SPFH domain-containing protein translates to MEQFFLLIFLALGGSALAGSVKVINQGDEALVEKLGSYNKKLGPGLNFVTPFLDKIVYKQTIREKVLDIPPQQCITRDNVSITVDAVVYWRIMDMERAYYKVENLQSAMVNLVLTQIRSEMGQLELDETFTARSQINELLLRDLDIATDPWGVKVTRVELRDIIPSKAVQESMELQMSAERRKRASILTSEGDRESAVNSARGKADAQLLDAEARQKAVILQAEAEQKAIVLRAQAERQQQVLKAQAIAESAEIIAQKIKNNPDVQKSLEVLFALGYLDMGATIGKSDSSKVMFIDPRSIPATLEGIKSIIGDGQEISGINHRG, encoded by the coding sequence ATGGAACAGTTCTTTTTACTGATATTTTTGGCACTTGGAGGTTCTGCTTTAGCAGGTTCAGTCAAGGTTATTAATCAAGGTGATGAAGCCTTAGTGGAAAAATTGGGTAGCTACAACAAAAAGCTAGGCCCTGGGCTAAACTTTGTTACTCCTTTCCTCGATAAGATTGTCTACAAGCAAACTATCCGCGAAAAAGTCTTAGATATTCCGCCACAACAGTGTATTACCCGTGACAACGTTTCCATCACAGTTGATGCTGTAGTTTACTGGCGCATCATGGATATGGAAAGGGCTTATTACAAAGTAGAAAATCTCCAGTCGGCAATGGTGAATTTGGTTCTCACTCAAATTCGTTCAGAGATGGGACAACTAGAGTTAGATGAAACCTTTACCGCCCGTTCTCAAATTAATGAACTTCTCTTGCGGGATTTAGATATTGCTACAGATCCTTGGGGTGTGAAAGTCACACGGGTAGAACTGCGAGATATTATCCCCTCAAAAGCGGTGCAAGAATCGATGGAATTACAGATGTCAGCTGAACGGCGCAAACGGGCATCTATCCTAACATCGGAAGGCGATCGCGAATCTGCTGTTAATAGCGCTAGAGGTAAAGCCGATGCCCAACTTTTAGACGCAGAAGCCCGTCAAAAAGCTGTAATTTTACAAGCAGAAGCCGAACAAAAAGCGATCGTTCTCAGGGCGCAAGCTGAACGTCAACAACAAGTTCTCAAAGCCCAAGCTATTGCTGAATCTGCAGAAATTATTGCCCAAAAAATCAAAAATAACCCCGACGTTCAAAAATCTTTGGAAGTTTTATTTGCTTTGGGTTATCTGGATATGGGAGCAACAATTGGCAAAAGTGATAGCAGCAAGGTCATGTTTATCGACCCACGCAGTATTCCCGCTACCTTAGAGGGTATAAAGTCCATTATTGGTGATGGGCAAGAGATATCGGGGATAAATCATCGGGGATGA
- a CDS encoding NfeD family protein — protein sequence MPSYTVIWLLAGAVLCLMELFLPSAFVAFMMGISAFIVALLSQFILRTVWLQVIAWLLLSTLLIVGSRRFLQPRRRKSNIQDAITAETLTEIPPGKTGRVLYEGNSWQARCDDDKLSVASHQRVYIVRREGTTLIVMPEHLLHS from the coding sequence ATGCCAAGTTATACCGTAATCTGGCTCTTAGCAGGAGCAGTTTTATGTTTAATGGAACTGTTCTTGCCGTCTGCTTTTGTCGCTTTCATGATGGGAATTAGCGCTTTTATTGTGGCGCTACTATCTCAATTCATTCTGCGAACTGTATGGCTGCAAGTTATAGCCTGGCTGTTGCTGTCCACATTGCTAATTGTGGGTTCTCGCAGGTTTTTACAACCGCGACGACGTAAATCAAACATCCAAGATGCAATTACAGCTGAAACTCTAACAGAAATTCCGCCTGGGAAAACGGGCCGGGTTCTATACGAAGGAAATTCTTGGCAAGCAAGATGTGACGATGACAAACTCAGTGTTGCATCTCATCAAAGAGTTTATATTGTCCGCAGAGAAGGCACCACTTTGATTGTGATGCCGGAACATTTGTTGCATTCTTAG